One Candidatus Schekmanbacteria bacterium DNA segment encodes these proteins:
- a CDS encoding zinc ABC transporter substrate-binding protein, whose amino-acid sequence MKIRLMIIVLLSSAVIFLMSFQPAHSASIEVVTTTPDLKSITEYIGGDKVSVTSISTGYQDPHFIDAKPSYMIKAKRADLFIKVGLELEIGWESLIIEGSRNPKIQPGAQGNLDVSEGVMRLQVPTGKIDRSMGDIHPCGNPHYWTDPLNGKIIAKNITNRLCSIYPSDAPYFQKNLSLFNSRIDEALFGKKLTDKVGGEKLSDLLAGGKFYEFIKSNNLQGELGGWMAEVMPFQNAKIVTYHNSWPYFASRFGLHIIDQLEPKPGIPPGPTHINEVIEQMKSGNVKVILMEPFYADKPAKLVAEKTGAKIVVAPNSVGGSDKAKDYVSLIDAILQSIVAAMKN is encoded by the coding sequence ATGAAAATAAGATTAATGATAATTGTTTTGCTTTCAAGCGCTGTTATTTTTTTGATGTCTTTTCAACCTGCACATTCAGCCTCTATTGAGGTTGTGACAACTACGCCTGATCTTAAGTCTATAACAGAATATATCGGCGGTGATAAAGTTAGTGTAACGAGCATTTCCACAGGTTACCAGGACCCTCATTTCATTGATGCAAAGCCAAGCTATATGATCAAGGCAAAGCGCGCTGATTTGTTTATCAAGGTAGGTCTTGAGCTTGAGATTGGCTGGGAGTCACTGATTATTGAAGGTTCAAGGAATCCTAAGATACAGCCGGGGGCTCAGGGCAATCTTGACGTGTCTGAGGGAGTTATGAGGCTACAAGTGCCGACTGGCAAGATTGACCGCTCAATGGGAGATATCCATCCTTGCGGGAATCCTCATTACTGGACTGATCCGCTTAACGGTAAAATCATTGCAAAGAATATAACGAACCGTCTGTGCTCTATTTATCCTTCTGACGCACCATACTTTCAGAAGAATCTTTCGCTTTTTAACAGTCGTATTGATGAAGCTCTTTTTGGGAAAAAACTAACTGATAAGGTTGGTGGTGAAAAATTGTCAGATCTTCTTGCAGGGGGAAAATTCTATGAGTTTATCAAGTCAAATAATCTTCAGGGAGAACTTGGCGGCTGGATGGCCGAGGTGATGCCATTCCAGAATGCAAAGATCGTTACCTATCACAATTCCTGGCCATATTTCGCTTCAAGGTTTGGGTTACATATCATAGATCAGCTCGAGCCCAAACCGGGAATACCTCCGGGTCCAACACATATAAATGAAGTCATTGAACAGATGAAATCCGGGAATGTAAAGGTGATACTTATGGAGCCTTTTTATGCTGATAAACCGGCAAAACTTGTCGCTGAAAAGACGGGTGCAAAAATTGTCGTGGCGCCAAACTCGGTGGGAGGAAGCGACAAAGCGAAGGATTACGTTTCTCTTATTGATGCTATCCTGCAAAGTATTGTTGCGGCTATGAAGAATTAA
- the gdhA gene encoding NADP-specific glutamate dehydrogenase translates to MVVMEEKIEAIYQKVIARNPGETEFHQAVQEVLGSLGPVVVKHPEYADQKIIQRICEPERQIIFRVPWQDDKGQIHINRGFRVEFNSALGPYKGGLRFHPSVYLGIIKFLGFEQIFKNALTGMPIGGGKGGSDFDPKGKSDNEIMRFCQSFITELYRFLGEYTDVPAGDIGVGGREIGYMFGQYKRITNRHESGVLTGKGLDWGGSMVRTEATGYGATFFVHEMLKVRKNSLEGKTCLVSGSGNVAIYTIEKIHQLGGKVIACSDSNGVIVHKKGIDVELVKQLKEVDRRRIKDYKQYHKDAIYKEGGNIWEIPCQVAMPSATQNEINGKDAKILVKNGCIAVGEGANMPTTPEGVKVFLDSKIAYGPGKAANAGGVATSALEMQQNASRDFWTFEKAERKLNDIMTNIHKICYEASDEYGTPGNYVNGANIAGFTKVAKAMVAHGLV, encoded by the coding sequence ATGGTTGTGATGGAAGAGAAGATTGAAGCGATTTATCAAAAAGTAATAGCACGAAATCCGGGAGAAACTGAGTTTCACCAGGCTGTTCAGGAGGTTCTTGGATCTCTTGGTCCGGTGGTAGTTAAACATCCTGAATATGCAGATCAAAAGATTATTCAAAGGATATGCGAGCCGGAAAGACAGATAATATTCAGGGTTCCCTGGCAGGATGATAAGGGACAAATTCATATTAACCGCGGTTTCCGTGTAGAGTTTAACAGCGCTCTTGGACCATACAAGGGCGGCTTGCGCTTCCATCCTTCAGTGTATCTCGGGATAATCAAGTTTCTTGGCTTTGAACAGATATTTAAGAACGCACTGACCGGAATGCCAATCGGCGGAGGAAAGGGCGGCTCGGATTTTGATCCAAAGGGGAAGTCTGATAATGAAATAATGCGTTTTTGCCAGAGCTTTATTACGGAACTCTACAGATTCCTTGGAGAATATACAGATGTGCCTGCCGGAGATATAGGTGTCGGCGGCAGGGAAATAGGATATATGTTCGGGCAATACAAACGCATTACTAACCGCCACGAATCAGGCGTCCTTACGGGGAAGGGGCTTGACTGGGGCGGTTCAATGGTGCGCACAGAGGCAACAGGTTACGGTGCAACCTTCTTTGTCCATGAAATGTTAAAAGTCCGCAAGAATTCTCTCGAAGGAAAAACCTGTCTTGTTTCAGGCTCCGGGAATGTTGCAATATATACAATTGAAAAGATCCATCAGCTTGGAGGAAAGGTTATAGCCTGCTCAGATTCTAATGGAGTTATAGTCCATAAAAAAGGAATTGATGTAGAGCTTGTTAAACAATTGAAAGAAGTTGATAGGCGCAGGATCAAAGACTATAAGCAGTACCACAAAGACGCGATTTACAAAGAAGGGGGCAATATATGGGAAATCCCATGTCAGGTCGCAATGCCCTCAGCCACTCAAAACGAAATCAATGGGAAAGATGCCAAGATTCTCGTCAAGAACGGATGTATTGCAGTAGGAGAAGGCGCCAATATGCCTACCACACCGGAAGGAGTAAAAGTATTTCTCGATTCCAAGATTGCATATGGGCCCGGCAAAGCTGCAAATGCAGGCGGTGTTGCTACATCAGCTCTCGAAATGCAGCAGAATGCGTCACGCGATTTCTGGACATTTGAAAAAGCCGAAAGAAAGCTTAATGACATCATGACCAATATCCACAAAATCTGCTATGAGGCATCAGATGAATATGGGACTCCCGGAAATTATGTCAATGGAGCCAACATTGCCGGGTTCACAAAAGTTGCAAAGGCAATGGTTGCCCACGGGTTAGTGTAA
- a CDS encoding metal ABC transporter permease, translating to MENIQLLIIPFFACLLIAAIHCYMGMHIVRRGVIFVDIALAQCAALGASIGLLKGYDEESLSAYALSLAFTFFGAALFAIGRFKDEAVPHEAIIGIVYVVSTALTVLVLDKSPHGLDEMKTMLVGNILFVNWQDVFELLALYVVLGVFCLIFHKKFWDISTLSGKIVKTDKGRRLWDFIFYCIFGVMVTRSVRVAGVLLVFSFLVIPAVCSLFFVNKFVKGMIIAWGIAIVASAIGLGLSGKYDFPTGAALVSAFGITLLLSAVARFFIKKN from the coding sequence ATGGAAAATATTCAGTTGCTGATAATACCTTTTTTTGCATGTCTTTTGATTGCGGCAATTCACTGTTACATGGGGATGCACATTGTCAGGAGAGGGGTAATTTTCGTTGACATTGCCCTTGCTCAATGTGCAGCTCTTGGAGCAAGTATAGGTCTTCTCAAAGGATATGATGAAGAAAGTTTAAGCGCCTATGCTCTTTCTCTGGCATTTACTTTTTTTGGAGCTGCCCTTTTTGCTATCGGGCGTTTTAAAGATGAGGCTGTACCGCATGAGGCGATTATCGGGATAGTTTATGTGGTATCTACGGCGCTTACTGTCCTTGTACTCGATAAGTCTCCTCATGGACTTGATGAGATGAAGACAATGCTTGTCGGAAACATCCTCTTTGTCAACTGGCAGGATGTATTTGAACTTCTTGCCCTATATGTTGTTCTCGGGGTCTTCTGTCTGATTTTTCATAAAAAGTTCTGGGATATATCAACTCTTTCCGGAAAGATTGTAAAAACAGACAAAGGAAGAAGGCTCTGGGATTTTATTTTTTATTGCATCTTCGGAGTTATGGTAACAAGGTCAGTGAGAGTTGCAGGAGTTCTTCTTGTATTCAGTTTCCTTGTCATCCCTGCCGTCTGCTCGCTTTTTTTTGTGAACAAATTTGTTAAGGGAATGATAATCGCATGGGGGATAGCCATTGTTGCGTCCGCTATCGGGCTTGGTTTATCAGGAAAGTATGATTTTCCGACAGGGGCAGCCCTGGTTTCAGCCTTCGGTATCACACTTTTATTAAGCGCTGTTGCGAGGTTTTTTATCAAAAAAAATTGA
- a CDS encoding TIGR00730 family Rossman fold protein, with protein sequence MVEEVRTNDLWMVFKIMGEFVEGFETLSKIGPAVSVFGGARIKKGTKYYKLAVAVSEAISKTGFSVISGGGGGIMEACNLGAKKGNGKSIGLNIKLPFEQKPNKYSEVKMNFDYFFVRKVMFVKYATGYVIFPGGFGTLDEAFEALTLIQTGKISNFPVIFVGKKYWSGLIRWIKNNMIREGTISESDLDLIHMTDDPEEVVQIIGNYFYEKNGKAVESRRTVMII encoded by the coding sequence ATGGTTGAAGAAGTAAGAACTAATGACCTTTGGATGGTATTTAAGATAATGGGAGAGTTTGTTGAAGGATTTGAAACTCTTTCTAAAATCGGCCCTGCTGTTTCAGTCTTCGGAGGTGCGCGCATAAAAAAGGGAACGAAATATTACAAGCTTGCTGTTGCAGTTTCTGAGGCGATATCAAAGACAGGATTTTCCGTAATTTCCGGCGGCGGCGGCGGCATCATGGAAGCGTGCAATCTTGGTGCAAAAAAGGGAAACGGAAAATCAATAGGATTAAATATAAAGCTCCCCTTTGAGCAAAAACCAAATAAATATTCAGAAGTTAAAATGAATTTTGATTACTTTTTTGTCCGTAAGGTGATGTTTGTAAAGTATGCAACCGGGTATGTAATTTTCCCCGGAGGATTCGGGACATTAGATGAAGCCTTTGAGGCTCTTACGTTAATACAGACAGGGAAAATATCAAATTTCCCTGTTATATTCGTTGGGAAAAAATATTGGAGCGGGCTTATAAGATGGATAAAAAATAATATGATAAGAGAAGGCACTATCTCTGAGTCTGACCTTGATCTTATTCACATGACTGATGACCCGGAAGAGGTAGTGCAAATTATAGGCAATTATTTCTATGAGAAAAACGGCAAAGCGGTAGAAAGTCGCCGCACCGTAATGATAATCTGA